One part of the Hydra vulgaris chromosome 01, alternate assembly HydraT2T_AEP genome encodes these proteins:
- the LOC136075025 gene encoding uncharacterized protein LOC136075025 isoform X2: MKLNKEMFNKLSDKLSFVNAAEINPYEALSSIDPLNSLTEIQFKKPGDDQSKDKRTPCHYQDCGQVFFQKVKLIKHIEECHEGIFFKESYNFLSESEFLA; the protein is encoded by the exons atgaaattaaacaaagaaatgtTTAACAAGCTTAGTGATAAATTATCATTTGTTAATGCTGCAGAAATAAATCCTTATGAAG cattgTCATCAATCGATCCATTGAATAGTTTAACAgaaattcagtttaaaaaacCCGG AGATGATCAATCCAAAGATAAAAGAACTCCATGTCACTATCAAGACTGCGGCcaagtattttttcaaaaagtcaaaCTTATTAAACACATAGAGGAATGTCATGAAggtatatttttcaaagaatcctacaattttttatcagaatctGAATTCTTAGCATGA
- the LOC136075025 gene encoding uncharacterized protein LOC136075025 isoform X1: MKLNKEMFNKLSDKLSFVNAAEINPYEALSSIDPLNSLTEIQFKKPGFMCSACMMSFTRKDNMKRHALQVHKTIFRDDQSKDKRTPCHYQDCGQVFFQKVKLIKHIEECHEGIFFKESYNFLSESEFLA; this comes from the exons atgaaattaaacaaagaaatgtTTAACAAGCTTAGTGATAAATTATCATTTGTTAATGCTGCAGAAATAAATCCTTATGAAG cattgTCATCAATCGATCCATTGAATAGTTTAACAgaaattcagtttaaaaaacCCGG ttttatgtgtTCTGCTTGCATGATGTCATTTACAAGAAAAGATAATATGAAAAGACATGCTTTACAGGTACATAAAACCATTTTTAGAGATGATCAATCCAAAGATAAAAGAACTCCATGTCACTATCAAGACTGCGGCcaagtattttttcaaaaagtcaaaCTTATTAAACACATAGAGGAATGTCATGAAggtatatttttcaaagaatcctacaattttttatcagaatctGAATTCTTAGCATGA
- the LOC136073980 gene encoding uncharacterized protein LOC136073980 gives MIVTVNKNGVTNVQYIKTHNHSVNITNTMYQPIPGNIKKIISAKLSLGVTVNTVYRDLRESFGDRQNRNDEDAVLTKSPLLTKKNISVINRALKSEDFNSILVYKPQGQQTVIGLKVYDNIDLNKDSFVVGIQKKHQLSMFKKHSSQIVCIDATHCTNQYAFPLVTLLVRDDFKRGYPVAFLISNHADEQIITPFLEEIKRRCNHSVKVNAVMTDDDFSGWNSFNNVFGDVHHLLCKWHVKRAWRNKLPLVGPSNLQEEVFRILETIIDEKNPDVFLSTMNGFVKAYEHKCPNFISYFVTYYAPRHIK, from the exons ATGATTGTCACAGTAAACAAAAATGGTGTCACAAATGTGCAGTATATCAAAACTCATAACCACAGTGTTAATATTACAAATACCATGTACCAACCTATCCcaggtaatattaaaaaaattatttctgctAAATTATCATTAGGTGTAACTGTAAATACAGTTTATCGTGATCTTAGGGAAAGTTTTGGAGACAGACAAAATAGAAATGATGAAGATGCTGTTTTAACTAAATCACCTCTTCttacaaaaaagaatatttctgTTATCAACAGAGCA TTGAAGTCTGAAGATTTTAATAGCATTCTGGTTTATAAGCCACAAGGACAGCAAACTGTTATCGGCCTAAAAGTGTATGACAACATTGACCTTAATAAGGATTCCTTTGTCGTTGGTATACAAAAAAAGCATCAACTATCAATGTTTAAAAAGCATTCATCACAAATTGTTTGTATTGATGCTACACACTGTACCAATCAGTATGCATTTCCTCTTGTAACTTTACTAGTTCGAGATGATTTTAAAAGGGGTTATCCAGTAGCTTTTCTTATTTCTAACCATGCAGATGAACAAATCATAACACCATTCTTAGAGGAAATAAAAAGGAGATGCAATCATTCTGTAAAAGTTAATGCTGTTATGACAGATGATGATTTTTCAGGCTggaattcttttaataatgtttttggaGATGTGCACCACTTGCTATGCAAATGGCATGTAAAACGTGCATGGCGCAATAAACTTCCTTTAGTCGGTCCATCtaatttacaagaagaagtttTTAGGATCTTAGAGACAATCATTGACGAAAAAAACCctgatgtttttttatcaactatGAATGGTTTTGTAAAGGCATATGAACATAAATGTCCTAACTTCATTAGTTACTTTGTTACATACTATGCTCCTCGACATATAAAATAG